In the genome of Hippoglossus hippoglossus isolate fHipHip1 chromosome 12, fHipHip1.pri, whole genome shotgun sequence, one region contains:
- the sh3bp2 gene encoding SH3 domain-binding protein 2 isoform X4, with protein MSSPEVCWPVPMRAIGAQNLLTMPGGVSKAGYLHKKGGSQFSLMKWPLRYIIIHKGCVYYFKTSTSPAPQGAFSLNGYNRVMRAAEETTSNNVFPFKVVHFSKKHRTWFFSAASEDERRKWMRQLRREIDHYNDRKESLIPSDSDSDADSFYGTIERPMDITHHDSNADDDYVEEDDDDDEEDYLQPDANYSPPPTGRPTGPPPSYPPPPVPAVFQFRHDSGLSFHKGPPPPVPSQHRNPTAPLPKRPPPTFPPPSILKDPSRGPPPPPMPFTSHLRKPFCPDTPPLPPPPNPKRTPPMNKPKRAAKPPPTGEPGIINRDWRPLSTLSNQFASTLPICEQLESRMVPNGPAHCSLNVLGSQSLGNNHPRNKPTLLLPHQPATRPVTSEFLSPGQTPPCHPPLHGPPPISPLHKPGLHNKPVATNPPPLPAAKSKPPGTSLQRASPEGQSFRSSGDETPSEFRWKADPVKGGDDSDDDYENVQLPDSVFIDTTETCFVEKLFREGPDPPEDGLYGIRNSGTKTSKVLVVWDVSLGKARNYRLFADEGFIFLDTEVTFPSLSILIEHYHGHPLPHHTSLCLQKPFTKPVGSKQAAELVPPSRLTLSQAAS; from the exons ATGTCATCTCCAGAGGTGTGCTGGCCTGTGCCGATGCGAGCCATCGGGGCTCAGAACCTCCTCACCATGCCCGGAGGAGTTTCCAAGGCCGGGTACCTCCACAAGAAGGGGGGCAGCCAGTTCAGCCTCATGAAAT GGCCGCTGAGATACATCATCATCCACAAGGGCTGTGTGTACTACTTTAAGACCAGTACTTCTCCAGCACCACAGGGGGCGTTCTCTCTCAATGGCTACAACAG AGTgatgagagcagcagaggagacgaCGTCCaacaatgtttttccttttaaggTCGTCCACTTCAGCAAGAAACACAGGACGTGGTTTTTTTCTGCCGCCAGCGAGGACGAGAGGAGG AAATGGATGCGACAGCTGCGGAGGGAGATCGATCACTACAACGACCGGAAAGAGTCCCTCATTCCCAG CGACTCGGACTCCGATGCTGACAGTTTCTACGGCACCATCGAGCGGCCCATGGACATCACGCACCACGACAGTAACGCAGACGACG ATTACGTTGAGGAggacgatgatgacgatgagGAAGACTATCTGCAGCCCGACGCCAACTATTCGCCGCCACCTACAG GTCGACCGACGGGGCCGCCCCCCTCCTACCCTCCCCCTCCGGTGCCGGCAGTGTTCCAGTTTCGTCATGACTCTGGTCTCAGTTTCCACAAAGGCCCGCCTCCTCCCGTCCCGTCGCAGCACAGAAACCCGACCGCCCCGCTCCCCAAAAGACCTCCGCCCACTTTCCCACCTCCCTCCATACTGAAGGACCCCAGCAGAggcccccctcctccccctaTGCCCTTTACGTCCCACCTGCGCAAGCCCTTTTGTCCCgacactcctcctcttcctcctccgcccAATCCAAAGAGGACTCCTCCCATGAACAAGCCAAAGAGAGCCGCCAAGCCGCCCCCCACAGGTGAGCCAGGGATCATCAACAGAGACTGGCGGCCTCTGTCGACCCTTTCCAACCAGTTTGCCTCCACTCTGCCCATCTGTGAGCAATTAGAGAGTAGGATGGTGCCAAATGGCCCCGCCCACTGCTCCCTGAATGTTTTAGGGAGCCAGTCGCTAGGCAACAACCACCCCCGCAACAAGCCCACCCTGCTGCTGCCCCATCAGCCCGCCACCAGACCTGTGACATCAGAATTCCTGTCCCCGGGTCAGACGCCCCCCTGTCACCCACCTCTCCATGGCCCCCCTCCGATCTCTCCTCTGCACAAACCTGGACTGCACAATAAGCCGGTGGCGACCAACCCTCCTCCGCTGCCTGCAGCCAAGTCCAAGCCACCGGGAACCTCCCTTCA AAGAGCGTCTCCGGAGGGTCAGAGCTTCCGCTCGTCAGGAGACGAGACGCCGTCGGAGTTCAGGTGGAAAGCAGATCCGGTGAAAGGAGGCGACGACTCGGACGACGACTACGAGAAT GTGCAGCTGCCGGACTCCGTGTTCATCGACACGACCGAAACCTGCTTCGTAGAAAA GTTGTTCAGAGAGGGTCCCGACCCCCCCGAGGACGGACTGTACGGCATCAGAAACTCTGGAACCAAAACCTCCAAG GTGCTGGTGGTGTGGGACGTCAGTTTAGGCAAAGCCAGAAACTACCGACTCTTTGCAGAc GAGGGCTTCATCTTCCTGGACACCGAAGTGACTTTCCCCTCTCTGTCAATTCTGATCGAACACTACCACGgccatcctcttcctcaccacACCTCGCTCTGCCTGCAGAAGCCTTTCACCAAACCCGTGGGATCCAAACAGGCGGCAGAGCTCGTGCCTCCATCGCGGCTCACACTCAGTCAAGCCGCGTCGTGA
- the sh3bp2 gene encoding SH3 domain-binding protein 2 isoform X1, translating into MSTDMSSPSMRGKSFARRTKQSTRICFREQRSVITMSSPEVCWPVPMRAIGAQNLLTMPGGVSKAGYLHKKGGSQFSLMKWPLRYIIIHKGCVYYFKTSTSPAPQGAFSLNGYNRVMRAAEETTSNNVFPFKVVHFSKKHRTWFFSAASEDERRKWMRQLRREIDHYNDRKESLIPSDSDSDADSFYGTIERPMDITHHDSNADDDYVEEDDDDDEEDYLQPDANYSPPPTGRPTGPPPSYPPPPVPAVFQFRHDSGLSFHKGPPPPVPSQHRNPTAPLPKRPPPTFPPPSILKDPSRGPPPPPMPFTSHLRKPFCPDTPPLPPPPNPKRTPPMNKPKRAAKPPPTGEPGIINRDWRPLSTLSNQFASTLPICEQLESRMVPNGPAHCSLNVLGSQSLGNNHPRNKPTLLLPHQPATRPVTSEFLSPGQTPPCHPPLHGPPPISPLHKPGLHNKPVATNPPPLPAAKSKPPGTSLQRASPEGQSFRSSGDETPSEFRWKADPVKGGDDSDDDYENVQLPDSVFIDTTETCFVEKLFREGPDPPEDGLYGIRNSGTKTSKVLVVWDVSLGKARNYRLFADEGFIFLDTEVTFPSLSILIEHYHGHPLPHHTSLCLQKPFTKPVGSKQAAELVPPSRLTLSQAAS; encoded by the exons ATGTCCACCGACATGTCCTCTCCGTCCATGAGGGGGAAGTCGTTTGCGAGGCGCACCAAGCAGAGCACTAGGATATGTTTTCGGGAGCAGAGGAGTGTCAT AACCATGTCATCTCCAGAGGTGTGCTGGCCTGTGCCGATGCGAGCCATCGGGGCTCAGAACCTCCTCACCATGCCCGGAGGAGTTTCCAAGGCCGGGTACCTCCACAAGAAGGGGGGCAGCCAGTTCAGCCTCATGAAAT GGCCGCTGAGATACATCATCATCCACAAGGGCTGTGTGTACTACTTTAAGACCAGTACTTCTCCAGCACCACAGGGGGCGTTCTCTCTCAATGGCTACAACAG AGTgatgagagcagcagaggagacgaCGTCCaacaatgtttttccttttaaggTCGTCCACTTCAGCAAGAAACACAGGACGTGGTTTTTTTCTGCCGCCAGCGAGGACGAGAGGAGG AAATGGATGCGACAGCTGCGGAGGGAGATCGATCACTACAACGACCGGAAAGAGTCCCTCATTCCCAG CGACTCGGACTCCGATGCTGACAGTTTCTACGGCACCATCGAGCGGCCCATGGACATCACGCACCACGACAGTAACGCAGACGACG ATTACGTTGAGGAggacgatgatgacgatgagGAAGACTATCTGCAGCCCGACGCCAACTATTCGCCGCCACCTACAG GTCGACCGACGGGGCCGCCCCCCTCCTACCCTCCCCCTCCGGTGCCGGCAGTGTTCCAGTTTCGTCATGACTCTGGTCTCAGTTTCCACAAAGGCCCGCCTCCTCCCGTCCCGTCGCAGCACAGAAACCCGACCGCCCCGCTCCCCAAAAGACCTCCGCCCACTTTCCCACCTCCCTCCATACTGAAGGACCCCAGCAGAggcccccctcctccccctaTGCCCTTTACGTCCCACCTGCGCAAGCCCTTTTGTCCCgacactcctcctcttcctcctccgcccAATCCAAAGAGGACTCCTCCCATGAACAAGCCAAAGAGAGCCGCCAAGCCGCCCCCCACAGGTGAGCCAGGGATCATCAACAGAGACTGGCGGCCTCTGTCGACCCTTTCCAACCAGTTTGCCTCCACTCTGCCCATCTGTGAGCAATTAGAGAGTAGGATGGTGCCAAATGGCCCCGCCCACTGCTCCCTGAATGTTTTAGGGAGCCAGTCGCTAGGCAACAACCACCCCCGCAACAAGCCCACCCTGCTGCTGCCCCATCAGCCCGCCACCAGACCTGTGACATCAGAATTCCTGTCCCCGGGTCAGACGCCCCCCTGTCACCCACCTCTCCATGGCCCCCCTCCGATCTCTCCTCTGCACAAACCTGGACTGCACAATAAGCCGGTGGCGACCAACCCTCCTCCGCTGCCTGCAGCCAAGTCCAAGCCACCGGGAACCTCCCTTCA AAGAGCGTCTCCGGAGGGTCAGAGCTTCCGCTCGTCAGGAGACGAGACGCCGTCGGAGTTCAGGTGGAAAGCAGATCCGGTGAAAGGAGGCGACGACTCGGACGACGACTACGAGAAT GTGCAGCTGCCGGACTCCGTGTTCATCGACACGACCGAAACCTGCTTCGTAGAAAA GTTGTTCAGAGAGGGTCCCGACCCCCCCGAGGACGGACTGTACGGCATCAGAAACTCTGGAACCAAAACCTCCAAG GTGCTGGTGGTGTGGGACGTCAGTTTAGGCAAAGCCAGAAACTACCGACTCTTTGCAGAc GAGGGCTTCATCTTCCTGGACACCGAAGTGACTTTCCCCTCTCTGTCAATTCTGATCGAACACTACCACGgccatcctcttcctcaccacACCTCGCTCTGCCTGCAGAAGCCTTTCACCAAACCCGTGGGATCCAAACAGGCGGCAGAGCTCGTGCCTCCATCGCGGCTCACACTCAGTCAAGCCGCGTCGTGA
- the LOC117772210 gene encoding selenide, water dikinase 1-like: MDTGLIPFRPGGLFVVRSTDYIYPLVDDPYMMGRIACANVLSHLYSMGVTECDHMLMLLGFSDRMTDEETDRVMPLVIQGFKDTSEEAGTSVTKGQMGLSPWVVIGGVATTVCLPSEYIVLDNAVPGDVLVLTKPLGTQVAVAVHQWLDIPEKWNKMKLVVTQEDVELAYHGAVKSMAQLNRTAAGLMHTLGAHAAIPVTGSGILDRAQTLAQQMRSEVSFVLYNFPVLGKMAAVSEACGNTFGLMQGTCPETSGGLLICLPRKKAARFCAEFKSPKYGVGHGAWIIGMVEEGNRTARIVEEPRIIEVSPQAATQNVLPTPGGHRLC, from the exons ATGGACACTGGTTTGATACCCTTCAGACCTGGAGGCCTTTTTGTGGTCCGGTCGACAGACTACATCTACCCCCTCGTGGATGACCCGTACATGATG GGAAGAATTGCTTGTGCCAATGTCCTGAGTCACCTGTACTCCATGGGAGTGACAGAGTGCGACCACATGTTGATGCTTTTAGGCTTCAGCGACAGAATGACAGATGAG gagacagacagagtcaTGCCACTGGTCATCCAGGGATTCAAGGATACGTCCGAGGAGGCAGGCACATCTGTCACAAAAGGACAAATGGGGCTCAGCCCCTGGGTGGTGATCGGAGGTGTCGCGACGACAGTCTGCCTGCCCAGCGAATATATCGT GCTGGACAACGCAGTCCCAGGAGACGTGCTGGTGTTGACCAAGCCCCTTGGAACCCAAGTGGCCGTTGCAGTTCATCAGTGGTTAGATATC CCTGAGAAGTGGAACAAAATGAAGCTGGTGGTAACTCAGGAGGATGTAGAACTGGCCTATCACGGAGCCGTGAAGAGCATGGCTCAGCTCAACAGGACAG CGGCGGGTCTCATGCACACCCTCGGCGCCCACGCAGCCATCCCCGTCACAGGGTCTGGCATCCTTGACCGCGCTCAGACGTTGGCACAGCAAATGCGAAGTGAGGTGTCGTTTGTCCTCTACAACTTCCCAGTGCTCGGCAAGATGGCTGCTGTGTCCGAGGCCTGTGGGAACACGTTCGGTCTCATGCAGGGCACCTGCCCGGAAACATCAG GAGGCCTGTTAATCTGCCTGCCGCGGAAGAAGGCCGCTCGCTTCTGTGCCGAGTTCAAATCCCCAAAGTACGGAGTGGGCCACGGAGCGTGGATCATCGGGATGGTAGAGGAAGGAAACCGCACTGCTCGCATCGTCGAGGAACCTCGGATCATAGAGGTGTCACCGCAGGCCGCCACGCAGAACGTCCTCCCAACGCCTGGTGGTCATAGACTCTGCTGA
- the sh3bp2 gene encoding SH3 domain-binding protein 2 isoform X2 → MSTDMSSPSMRGKSFARRTKQSTRICFREQRSVITMSSPEVCWPVPMRAIGAQNLLTMPGGVSKAGYLHKKGGSQFSLMKWPLRYIIIHKGCVYYFKTSTSPAPQGAFSLNGYNRVMRAAEETTSNNVFPFKVVHFSKKHRTWFFSAASEDERRKWMRQLRREIDHYNDRKESLIPSDSDSDADSFYGTIERPMDITHHDSNADDDYVEEDDDDDEEDYLQPDANYSPPPTGRPTGPPPSYPPPPVPAVFQFRHDSGLSFHKGPPPPVPSQHRNPTAPLPKRPPPTFPPPSILKDPSRGPPPPPMPFTSHLRKPFCPDTPPLPPPPNPKRTPPMNKPKRAAKPPPTGEPGIINRDWRPLSTLSNQFASTLPICEQLESRMVPNGPAHCSLNVLGSQSLGNNHPRNKPTLLLPHQPATRPVTSEFLSPGQTPPCHPPLHGPPPISPLHKPGLHNKPVATNPPPLPAAKSKPPGTSLQASPEGQSFRSSGDETPSEFRWKADPVKGGDDSDDDYENVQLPDSVFIDTTETCFVEKLFREGPDPPEDGLYGIRNSGTKTSKVLVVWDVSLGKARNYRLFADEGFIFLDTEVTFPSLSILIEHYHGHPLPHHTSLCLQKPFTKPVGSKQAAELVPPSRLTLSQAAS, encoded by the exons ATGTCCACCGACATGTCCTCTCCGTCCATGAGGGGGAAGTCGTTTGCGAGGCGCACCAAGCAGAGCACTAGGATATGTTTTCGGGAGCAGAGGAGTGTCAT AACCATGTCATCTCCAGAGGTGTGCTGGCCTGTGCCGATGCGAGCCATCGGGGCTCAGAACCTCCTCACCATGCCCGGAGGAGTTTCCAAGGCCGGGTACCTCCACAAGAAGGGGGGCAGCCAGTTCAGCCTCATGAAAT GGCCGCTGAGATACATCATCATCCACAAGGGCTGTGTGTACTACTTTAAGACCAGTACTTCTCCAGCACCACAGGGGGCGTTCTCTCTCAATGGCTACAACAG AGTgatgagagcagcagaggagacgaCGTCCaacaatgtttttccttttaaggTCGTCCACTTCAGCAAGAAACACAGGACGTGGTTTTTTTCTGCCGCCAGCGAGGACGAGAGGAGG AAATGGATGCGACAGCTGCGGAGGGAGATCGATCACTACAACGACCGGAAAGAGTCCCTCATTCCCAG CGACTCGGACTCCGATGCTGACAGTTTCTACGGCACCATCGAGCGGCCCATGGACATCACGCACCACGACAGTAACGCAGACGACG ATTACGTTGAGGAggacgatgatgacgatgagGAAGACTATCTGCAGCCCGACGCCAACTATTCGCCGCCACCTACAG GTCGACCGACGGGGCCGCCCCCCTCCTACCCTCCCCCTCCGGTGCCGGCAGTGTTCCAGTTTCGTCATGACTCTGGTCTCAGTTTCCACAAAGGCCCGCCTCCTCCCGTCCCGTCGCAGCACAGAAACCCGACCGCCCCGCTCCCCAAAAGACCTCCGCCCACTTTCCCACCTCCCTCCATACTGAAGGACCCCAGCAGAggcccccctcctccccctaTGCCCTTTACGTCCCACCTGCGCAAGCCCTTTTGTCCCgacactcctcctcttcctcctccgcccAATCCAAAGAGGACTCCTCCCATGAACAAGCCAAAGAGAGCCGCCAAGCCGCCCCCCACAGGTGAGCCAGGGATCATCAACAGAGACTGGCGGCCTCTGTCGACCCTTTCCAACCAGTTTGCCTCCACTCTGCCCATCTGTGAGCAATTAGAGAGTAGGATGGTGCCAAATGGCCCCGCCCACTGCTCCCTGAATGTTTTAGGGAGCCAGTCGCTAGGCAACAACCACCCCCGCAACAAGCCCACCCTGCTGCTGCCCCATCAGCCCGCCACCAGACCTGTGACATCAGAATTCCTGTCCCCGGGTCAGACGCCCCCCTGTCACCCACCTCTCCATGGCCCCCCTCCGATCTCTCCTCTGCACAAACCTGGACTGCACAATAAGCCGGTGGCGACCAACCCTCCTCCGCTGCCTGCAGCCAAGTCCAAGCCACCGGGAACCTCCCTTCA AGCGTCTCCGGAGGGTCAGAGCTTCCGCTCGTCAGGAGACGAGACGCCGTCGGAGTTCAGGTGGAAAGCAGATCCGGTGAAAGGAGGCGACGACTCGGACGACGACTACGAGAAT GTGCAGCTGCCGGACTCCGTGTTCATCGACACGACCGAAACCTGCTTCGTAGAAAA GTTGTTCAGAGAGGGTCCCGACCCCCCCGAGGACGGACTGTACGGCATCAGAAACTCTGGAACCAAAACCTCCAAG GTGCTGGTGGTGTGGGACGTCAGTTTAGGCAAAGCCAGAAACTACCGACTCTTTGCAGAc GAGGGCTTCATCTTCCTGGACACCGAAGTGACTTTCCCCTCTCTGTCAATTCTGATCGAACACTACCACGgccatcctcttcctcaccacACCTCGCTCTGCCTGCAGAAGCCTTTCACCAAACCCGTGGGATCCAAACAGGCGGCAGAGCTCGTGCCTCCATCGCGGCTCACACTCAGTCAAGCCGCGTCGTGA
- the sh3bp2 gene encoding SH3 domain-binding protein 2 isoform X3 has product MDLPSFTSTVNLLRESAAFQSISKRLRRRTMSSPEVCWPVPMRAIGAQNLLTMPGGVSKAGYLHKKGGSQFSLMKWPLRYIIIHKGCVYYFKTSTSPAPQGAFSLNGYNRVMRAAEETTSNNVFPFKVVHFSKKHRTWFFSAASEDERRKWMRQLRREIDHYNDRKESLIPSDSDSDADSFYGTIERPMDITHHDSNADDDYVEEDDDDDEEDYLQPDANYSPPPTGRPTGPPPSYPPPPVPAVFQFRHDSGLSFHKGPPPPVPSQHRNPTAPLPKRPPPTFPPPSILKDPSRGPPPPPMPFTSHLRKPFCPDTPPLPPPPNPKRTPPMNKPKRAAKPPPTGEPGIINRDWRPLSTLSNQFASTLPICEQLESRMVPNGPAHCSLNVLGSQSLGNNHPRNKPTLLLPHQPATRPVTSEFLSPGQTPPCHPPLHGPPPISPLHKPGLHNKPVATNPPPLPAAKSKPPGTSLQRASPEGQSFRSSGDETPSEFRWKADPVKGGDDSDDDYENVQLPDSVFIDTTETCFVEKLFREGPDPPEDGLYGIRNSGTKTSKVLVVWDVSLGKARNYRLFADEGFIFLDTEVTFPSLSILIEHYHGHPLPHHTSLCLQKPFTKPVGSKQAAELVPPSRLTLSQAAS; this is encoded by the exons ATGGACCTGCCGAGCTTCACCTCCACAGTCAACCTGCTGAGGGAGAGCGCTGCTTTTCAGAGCATCAGCAAAAGGCTCAGGAGGAG AACCATGTCATCTCCAGAGGTGTGCTGGCCTGTGCCGATGCGAGCCATCGGGGCTCAGAACCTCCTCACCATGCCCGGAGGAGTTTCCAAGGCCGGGTACCTCCACAAGAAGGGGGGCAGCCAGTTCAGCCTCATGAAAT GGCCGCTGAGATACATCATCATCCACAAGGGCTGTGTGTACTACTTTAAGACCAGTACTTCTCCAGCACCACAGGGGGCGTTCTCTCTCAATGGCTACAACAG AGTgatgagagcagcagaggagacgaCGTCCaacaatgtttttccttttaaggTCGTCCACTTCAGCAAGAAACACAGGACGTGGTTTTTTTCTGCCGCCAGCGAGGACGAGAGGAGG AAATGGATGCGACAGCTGCGGAGGGAGATCGATCACTACAACGACCGGAAAGAGTCCCTCATTCCCAG CGACTCGGACTCCGATGCTGACAGTTTCTACGGCACCATCGAGCGGCCCATGGACATCACGCACCACGACAGTAACGCAGACGACG ATTACGTTGAGGAggacgatgatgacgatgagGAAGACTATCTGCAGCCCGACGCCAACTATTCGCCGCCACCTACAG GTCGACCGACGGGGCCGCCCCCCTCCTACCCTCCCCCTCCGGTGCCGGCAGTGTTCCAGTTTCGTCATGACTCTGGTCTCAGTTTCCACAAAGGCCCGCCTCCTCCCGTCCCGTCGCAGCACAGAAACCCGACCGCCCCGCTCCCCAAAAGACCTCCGCCCACTTTCCCACCTCCCTCCATACTGAAGGACCCCAGCAGAggcccccctcctccccctaTGCCCTTTACGTCCCACCTGCGCAAGCCCTTTTGTCCCgacactcctcctcttcctcctccgcccAATCCAAAGAGGACTCCTCCCATGAACAAGCCAAAGAGAGCCGCCAAGCCGCCCCCCACAGGTGAGCCAGGGATCATCAACAGAGACTGGCGGCCTCTGTCGACCCTTTCCAACCAGTTTGCCTCCACTCTGCCCATCTGTGAGCAATTAGAGAGTAGGATGGTGCCAAATGGCCCCGCCCACTGCTCCCTGAATGTTTTAGGGAGCCAGTCGCTAGGCAACAACCACCCCCGCAACAAGCCCACCCTGCTGCTGCCCCATCAGCCCGCCACCAGACCTGTGACATCAGAATTCCTGTCCCCGGGTCAGACGCCCCCCTGTCACCCACCTCTCCATGGCCCCCCTCCGATCTCTCCTCTGCACAAACCTGGACTGCACAATAAGCCGGTGGCGACCAACCCTCCTCCGCTGCCTGCAGCCAAGTCCAAGCCACCGGGAACCTCCCTTCA AAGAGCGTCTCCGGAGGGTCAGAGCTTCCGCTCGTCAGGAGACGAGACGCCGTCGGAGTTCAGGTGGAAAGCAGATCCGGTGAAAGGAGGCGACGACTCGGACGACGACTACGAGAAT GTGCAGCTGCCGGACTCCGTGTTCATCGACACGACCGAAACCTGCTTCGTAGAAAA GTTGTTCAGAGAGGGTCCCGACCCCCCCGAGGACGGACTGTACGGCATCAGAAACTCTGGAACCAAAACCTCCAAG GTGCTGGTGGTGTGGGACGTCAGTTTAGGCAAAGCCAGAAACTACCGACTCTTTGCAGAc GAGGGCTTCATCTTCCTGGACACCGAAGTGACTTTCCCCTCTCTGTCAATTCTGATCGAACACTACCACGgccatcctcttcctcaccacACCTCGCTCTGCCTGCAGAAGCCTTTCACCAAACCCGTGGGATCCAAACAGGCGGCAGAGCTCGTGCCTCCATCGCGGCTCACACTCAGTCAAGCCGCGTCGTGA